The following proteins come from a genomic window of Coffea arabica cultivar ET-39 chromosome 11c, Coffea Arabica ET-39 HiFi, whole genome shotgun sequence:
- the LOC113717087 gene encoding 2-oxoglutarate and iron-dependent oxygenase domain-containing protein CP2-like — MSQDGAAAMVSATLTATVTGTAAAAGTGIVPATVDRRISEPQSPATEIRNVNNNNGSRNDKSITSKNGNGTLMPPPPPPSQVFPTYSSHRLRLNPSADHKPDSYEDLQLDFSPLLFSSLERYLPPTLLNSSRETKVHYMREILLRYSTESERNRVQKHREYRQKIISNYQPLHRELYIMQASNFFVPSFLKAVSENTEESFRSIMSEPSPGVFAFEMLQPRFCEMLLAEVENFEKWVHETKFRIMRPNTMNKYGAVLDDFGLETMLNKLMEEFIRPMSRVFFPEVGGATLDTHHGFVVEYGMDRDVDLGFHVDDSEVTLNVCLGKQFSGGELFFRGVRCEKHVNSETQPEEILDYSHVPGRAVLHRGRHRHGARATTSGHRINLLLWCRSSVFRELRKYQKDCSGWCAECQREKKERQRQSVAATKLELLRREGEAAS; from the exons ATGTCGCAGGATGGGGCAGCGGCAATGGTTTCGGCAACGCTAACCGCGACTGTGACGGGGACGGCAGCGGCAGCTGGGACGGGAATAGTGCCTGCAACCGTCGATCGGAGGATTTCCGAGCCTCAATCTCCGGCAACTGAAATTAGAAATGTTAATAACAACAATGGCAGCAGAAACGATAAAAGTATTACCAGTAAGAATGGGAATGGGACGCTTATGCCTCCACCGCCACCGCCATCGCAGGTTTTTCCGACCTATAGTTCCCACAGGCTGCGGCTGAACCCTAGCGCCGATCACAAGCCGGATAGTTATGAGGATTTGCAATTGGACTTCAGTCCTCTGCTTTTCAGCTCTCTGGAGAGGTATTTGCCGCCAACTCTCCTCAATTCGTCGCGGGAGACGAAGGTTCATTACATGCGTGAAATCCTCCTCCGTTACTCCACCGAAAGCGAGCGAAATCGT GTTCAGAAGCACAGAGAATACAGGCAAAAGATTATATCGAACTATCAG CCTTTACATAGGGAACTGTATATTATGCAAGCTTCAAATTTCTTTGTCCCTTCGTTTCTCAAGGCTGTGAGTGAAAACACTGAAGAAAGTTTCAGAAGTATAATGTCTGAACCATCTCCAggagtttttgcatttgaaATGCTGCAACCTCGCTTTTGTGAAATGCTGTTGGCTGAG gtagaaaattttgagaagtggGTGCACGAAACGAAATTCAGAATCATGCGGCCCAATACTATGAACAAATATGGTGCTGTCCTTGATGATTTTGGACTGGAAACAATGCTCAACAAATTGATGGAAGAATTTATACGCCCAATGTCAAGAG TGTTCTTTCCCGAAGTTGGTGGAGCCACACTTGACACACATCATGGATTTGTCGTCGAGTATGGAATGGATAGAGATGTTGACCTCG GTTTCCATGTGGATGACTCAGAAGTCACTCTGAATGTATGCTTGGGAAAGCAGTTCTCTGGTGGAGAGTTATTCTTCCGAGGTGTGCGGTGTGAGAAACATGTAAATTCTGAAACTCAGCCTGAG GAAATCTTGGATTATTCCCATGTCCCTGGGCGAGCTGTTCTTCACCGTGGGCGCCATCGGCATGGTGCTAGGGCTACAACATCTGGGCACCGAATTAATTTATTACTGTGGTGTAGAAG TTCCGTTTTCAGAGAGTTGAGAAAATACCAAAAGGATTGTTCAGGCTGGTGTGCAGAGTGTCAacgggagaagaaagaaaggcagCGTCAGTCAGTTGCTGCAACGAAACTG GAATTACTGAGAAGAGAAGGAGAAGCTGCTTCTTGA